The following proteins are encoded in a genomic region of Sphingopyxis macrogoltabida:
- a CDS encoding ParB/RepB/Spo0J family partition protein, which translates to MLIPFSRLYLSDANVRKTRSEEDDIQLSADIEARGLLQNLLVTKSKKRGKFAVIAGGRRLRAIEMIVTRGAWAPDTEIECKLLEGSEEEAGEASLAENFQRVGMSPAEECRAFQHFIKEGSDVAAVAKRFGLTQRFVEGRLRLANLAEPIFEALAKGDVTLEIAKAYAATDQHEVQLRVFEQMRYAYNPSADAIRRMVASGSMRGNDPIALLIGEDAYVAAGGKIERDLFSEAADDRWIDIEIAHRLAAEKMEAEAQRIAAETGLAWISPVASTNSWQARSEMGVNAVRLPPAPLSEEARARIDAIDARMEEISEIIDEGHEGGPEGDGADFGQLEAEYEELDAERSDLNNPVRELPEEWRSEAGRFLVLTTRGEMVLEADYYSEKRLSFETDENGKVTATAEEPVPGSTKRGSAAPSRPEAVAPGTEKPISARLFDELSVQRRNILSASLLTDAGLALDFAIFALADSRSYESRGTSIKGGRPSDPATGELSQSTAEGILAEAENALDKAWQEHGCASQRFIAFRELADEAKAAWLAYAVAISLEAKKGYGSEYHPIHAVIGSMLDIDVAAMWRPTAENFFDRVSKTSCLAALTEVGGSDLAARYAASKKADLAKTCETIFAGKAIVEQDVKEAALAWLPEGMKFTIAANPADPVIPDTGESDPVADVCDGDDGEADSEADELIDDHQHEVACEEAAVAA; encoded by the coding sequence ATGCTTATTCCCTTTTCCCGGCTCTATCTGAGCGATGCCAATGTGCGCAAAACGCGCAGCGAAGAAGACGATATCCAGCTTTCCGCCGACATCGAAGCGCGCGGCCTTTTGCAGAACTTGCTCGTTACCAAGAGCAAGAAGCGCGGCAAGTTTGCCGTGATCGCCGGTGGTCGCCGCCTGCGGGCCATCGAGATGATCGTCACGCGCGGTGCCTGGGCCCCCGATACAGAGATCGAATGCAAGCTGCTTGAGGGCAGCGAAGAGGAAGCTGGCGAGGCCTCGCTCGCTGAGAACTTCCAGCGCGTCGGGATGTCACCAGCTGAAGAATGCCGCGCCTTCCAGCACTTCATCAAGGAAGGCAGCGATGTTGCCGCGGTCGCCAAACGCTTTGGCCTCACCCAGCGCTTTGTGGAAGGCCGTCTGCGGCTTGCCAATCTCGCTGAGCCGATCTTCGAAGCGCTTGCCAAGGGCGATGTCACTCTCGAAATCGCGAAAGCCTATGCTGCTACCGATCAGCACGAGGTGCAGCTGCGGGTCTTTGAGCAGATGCGCTATGCATATAACCCAAGCGCCGATGCCATCCGGCGCATGGTGGCGAGCGGTTCCATGCGCGGCAATGACCCAATCGCGCTGCTGATCGGCGAAGATGCCTATGTGGCCGCTGGCGGCAAGATCGAGCGCGACCTCTTCAGCGAAGCGGCAGATGATCGCTGGATCGACATCGAGATCGCTCACAGACTTGCGGCCGAGAAAATGGAAGCCGAAGCCCAGCGCATCGCTGCTGAAACGGGCCTTGCCTGGATCAGCCCGGTGGCGTCGACCAATTCCTGGCAGGCACGCAGCGAAATGGGCGTCAATGCGGTTCGCCTCCCGCCCGCGCCGCTCTCCGAAGAAGCACGTGCCCGAATTGACGCGATCGATGCCCGGATGGAAGAAATCAGCGAGATCATCGACGAAGGTCACGAAGGCGGGCCTGAAGGCGACGGGGCCGATTTCGGGCAGCTCGAGGCCGAGTATGAGGAGCTCGATGCTGAGCGCAGCGACCTCAATAACCCGGTGCGCGAACTGCCCGAAGAATGGCGCAGTGAGGCCGGACGGTTTCTGGTTCTCACCACCCGCGGCGAGATGGTGCTCGAGGCCGATTATTACAGCGAAAAGCGCCTTTCGTTCGAGACTGATGAGAATGGCAAAGTGACAGCGACGGCCGAAGAGCCGGTGCCAGGTTCCACCAAGCGAGGCAGCGCCGCACCTTCCAGGCCCGAGGCAGTTGCGCCGGGCACGGAAAAGCCGATCAGCGCCCGCCTCTTCGACGAGCTTTCGGTCCAGCGCCGCAATATCCTGTCGGCATCGCTGCTCACCGATGCGGGGCTCGCGCTCGACTTCGCCATCTTCGCGCTGGCTGACAGCCGCAGCTATGAAAGCCGGGGAACCTCGATCAAGGGCGGACGACCCAGCGATCCGGCGACCGGAGAACTTTCGCAGTCCACAGCCGAAGGGATTCTCGCCGAGGCCGAAAACGCGCTCGACAAGGCATGGCAGGAACATGGCTGCGCATCCCAGCGGTTTATTGCCTTCCGCGAGCTTGCCGACGAAGCCAAGGCGGCGTGGCTCGCCTATGCGGTGGCCATCTCGCTCGAAGCCAAGAAGGGCTATGGTTCGGAATACCATCCGATCCATGCTGTCATCGGCAGCATGCTCGACATCGACGTTGCAGCGATGTGGCGGCCGACGGCCGAGAATTTCTTCGACCGGGTGAGCAAGACCTCGTGTCTTGCCGCGCTGACCGAAGTCGGCGGCAGCGATCTTGCGGCGCGTTATGCCGCATCGAAGAAGGCTGACCTTGCCAAGACCTGCGAGACGATCTTCGCCGGCAAGGCGATCGTTGAACAGGACGTCAAGGAAGCAGCACTGGCCTGGCTCCCCGAAGGCATGAAGTTCACTATCGCTGCCAATCCCGCTGATCCGGTCATCCCGGACACCGGCGAAAGCGACCCTGTCGCCGACGTCTGCGATGGCGATGACGGTGAAGCCGACAGCGAGGCCGACGAGCTAATCGATGACCATCAACATGAAGTCGCCTGTGAAGAAGCGGCGGTAGCCGCCTGA